gttataaatgtattttttttctctatttgtcTTCTGTGAATATCTATTTTCTATTAGAAAACTAGTACAAAAGCATCTTCCAATTCAAAGGACTTTATCAGTTGAAGTCAATCCACGTGTTGCTCTACATTaacaattaataaaaatgctGCCGTCGTGGGGCTGTTTGGTGATAATTATTGCAAACTAGTTATAAGTTGATACCGGCTCATCTATCCCCCAGCAAGGGACAGAAGGTACATACATACACACTCATAATAACGAGCTGCTTGAGCCTCTTTGTGCGATTCTTTGTGAGAATTTAATGGATCGCTGCCCGAAACTGTCCGGACACTTGTTCAGCTGACCTGGGAGCAGGAACCATGTTCATTTACTCTTTGTTTTACATACAGCCCAAGCTGTAGTATTACACAGCAGGTGACATGACTGAAGGTTTCAGAGTTCTTAGGTACACTTTGGGTTTAGTTATAATTGCCTGAACAGAAACTACCTGAATGGTGTCTATTCCTTCAAATAAGAACTATTTTCATcgcaaaagaaaaagaaaattgtttgttttctgttcagATTTGAAAATAATCCCAGTATGTGTGTATTTCTTGCAGGCATCTCAAAGTTTTTCCACAGTGGGTACTGCGTGAGAAAAGATGTGGTAGCTGCCAGCATTCAGAAGGTTGAAAAGATTCTGGAGTGGTTTGAGGGCCAGACGCAACTCAACTTCTATGCAAGCTCGTTGCTGTTTGTCTATGAAGGTTCATATCAAGTGACAACTGTGCGGTTAAGTGATGCCACCTTGGCAGAGAAGAGAAGAGTACCCAAAGGCCTTTTATCAGGTGGAAATGTATTGGagtataataataatattcaTGTAATAAATTCTACAGAGAATGGAAAAATTGAAGCCTCTGTAAGTAAAGGCTTGTCTAAATTTTATGCACTTCATAAAAAGGCGTGCTCGAAGAGGCACCACAGTCAGCTCTCACTAAAAGTTGAAAACTCAGAGCAAGACAATGTGTGGAAAACCAGCACATGCATTACACAGGAGCACCTGAATGGAAATGTTCTACCCCAACTGGAAAAAGTTTTCTGTCACGTGCCAGCAGAGACCAAGGAAAGTGCAAATGTCGAAGTCCGAATGATTGATTTTGCTCATGTGTTTCCTAGCAACACAAGGGATGAGGGCTATATTTATGGTCTGAAGAATCTAATCACAGtactacaaaatattttggataaCTAAATTCTTTGCTATGTTTTTTATTGGGGGCCAATGATAAAGAGCAACAACATGCACTTGTAATGCTGCATAACTGGGTTTGTATTGttctatattttatttgtctttgtACATTTGGTAGAAGGGTTTAACTTTTTATAATTTCactcaggaaaaatattaatagtTAATTAGGGAGTATGAAAGGATGAAGATACTTGAGATAAAGTAGGGTAGGTAAATTAATAGAATGAAATGTATGTTGTTGGCTTAAGTCCAAGGACTACCAGAAGCAAGGGTTATGTTAGTTCCTTTAATGACTTTAGCATAGACGACATTTTTGCCCATGTAGCCTTGACACTGAGCCACACCTCCATGAAGAGGTGTTTAGAAAATAGACTGAAAATTGTAAGGTGGAGGATTGATATCCTCAGTACTGCCCTTGTGTTTACTGTATTTGAATAACTGGAGAAACTCTGCTTGGAGAGAAATCCTGTTCTGTGTCAGCAGTCTGACCTGAATCCAGTGTATCCCTAAGTGCTTTTCCATGTCAGGGGACAATATTGTTATTCTTTCAGCCCTTCCCTCTTCGTGGATGTTCTGTAGCCGATGTTTACCACAGATGAGCTACCATGCGATTTGTGTTGAGGTGCTAAGAAAATGCTGGAGTACCATACCATAACAGGCTTAAACTGCACAATTTCTAGAGAAACTGTTTGTTCCTAAGAATAAGTGAAAGAAGGCAAACACAAGATGTTCCAGGAACTAATTTGGTTTAGGAGATTATGTCAGTCTGTTAATGGAGTGCCTGATGCTGTGATTAAGGAAAATGTCTCACTGTTGTTCTCATGGCTTTTCTCCAATgacattgttttaaaaagcaatctAGTAGAATGGGGAAACAAGTGTTTTGGGCATGTgtacagagctctgctggctgtAAGCCACTTGCATTTTTGCAGAGAGCATTTATGCttcagctgctggggagcacTGACTGGAACCACAAGCAAAAGAGGCGGAGGAGCCTCCTGTGAGATTGGTCAGCCTTGGAGCCACTACCTGTGCCACTGCTTGTTCCAGTGGAGCTGTGGCTATCCCGTCCAGGGCTAAAGACACTGCATGTTTCTTTAATAATACACAGGCAATCTGTGTAGTTTGAAAGCTGtcccatttctttccttgtcACGAGAAAATTTCATCTTTTGTATGGAATACTTGAGATCAGGATGATGTATCCAAAGCAGTTTTGATGTGTCTCTTCTGTATGCTGTGtaggtggctgtgctgccatgcATATTACAGTGAGCTATATGAAAAGTGGGCATGGAGAAATCTTGCCATCCCTAGAGCaagattttaatgtttaaagCATTTCCAGgacaaaaatgttttagaatGGAAACATACATCTTTTTCATGTGGACTTAGTGACCCTGTGGCCTTGCTGCTCACTCTCTATGATATTGTGCACTATGCACTCAGCTGTGTACACATCTTGGCAAGTTCTTCATTGGACATCTGTTTTCTACATGACAGAGATTCATACTTTTTCAAGCAAATTTGctgttttaaataaagcttAATTTTTTAGCTCTGTTTGAGAACTTGGGTTAATTGGGAGACACAGGGTATTACTGTGTGTAGAATTACATGGTTTAAACTTTAGAGCTTGTATAGGCCAATACATTCAAGACTGAAACCAACCTTTTAGTAACATGATGTTTTAGAAGTATGGAAAAAGGGGCTTGCAGGAAGGGTGAGACCAGTGTGTTGAAAATTTTATGTGAAATACAGTGAAGTCTGAGGGGGAAAGTACCAGGAAGAGGGGGGCTTTTTTTCCTACCTAGTATTTCTCTTGCACCTTATAGTTAATATATTCCCAACTCTCTGTGAATTAATTTAAGCCATATTCTAGAAAGAGTtcatggttttgtttgctttgtcaCTGGTTTCTCTTTGTTGTTCTATCCCGTAAATAATCAACACTAGAGTAGTCCAGACTGGTAGTGGCCTTGTATGATAAACTTACAAGGTTTTATAGGAAAATATGGGCAAAAACATTTAAACGTCTTCATTTTTGTCCTCTGTAATTCATCTCTTCCGGATTTTAATCCATTTTGTACCAGAGAAATGAGGCATTTTCCTCAAGTCAGTTATTGGAAAATTATTAGTATGCACTTAGTACCATGCACTCTTCTGTCTCTGCTTTAAGATACATGTCCTTGGTGTTTGAATCCTCTTTAAGTATTGATTATTTTGTTGGCTATGGCAGCATTTGTAACATGCCTGGAATATTGTCAGCCtgtcagaatattttaaataaaaaaaaaatctatcattGTTTTTGTACCAGTAGTTATTATCAATGTATTTCTGGTAATTTCAAATGTAGCTTGAGTAATAGCAGGATTTTTCATTGGAAATTGTGTAAATAAAGCTTGCTGTGGCGATGTTTGGACATAGTACCAGCTGAGTTTGAGCCTGCAGAGGCCTTATATTTGCACTGTTCTTGCAGATTTTAGACTCAGTGTGTCTAGTGTCTTGTGTCTGAGCCAATGTTTTCAGTTACAGTTGGAAATGTattcacagaaataattaaatggaATACATAATTAATCAGAAGATGAAGAGGGAGACAGTGGGTCACTGAGCTCATGTATTCTCAATGATTGATCTCCCTCCCTCTCAGCAATGCCCCTTTTGTTCTCTGGACAAAGTATACAGGACAGGCAATCATTACATGGAAATCTCTACAGGAATGTTTACAAGGCTTGTAGGTGTTTATGTCCCATAAAACAGTGGGTCGCTGCCCTAGGCTGCTGTGGTGTAGCTGGGCACTAGGCTTGCTGAGGAAAATGATGATTTTAAGCAATAAGAGTTGGGTTTAGCAGAGCCGACTATTAAAAAGGAAGAACTCATACAGCATTGTCACTCATGGACTCTGTGAGTATAGGCTTCTGAAGCCTTTCTGCCTAGGTGATATGAGAACTGTGCTTAGGCTTACCTAAGGAGAACCTGAGTTGTATAAAGTTTTATGAAAAACATttacaaatgtatttttgaatATGGGTGAAATTTGTTGCGTAAATTGCATTGGAAGTTACTATACTACTatgaaatacttaaaataatttaattaatttgttttatgaaCTGGAGACTATGCGTAGTTGTGATTCTGAtgaaactgttttgtttttttctactGTAATGCATAACCAGAGTGTTCTTTTCCATAATCTCACGATTTCATGGAGAACTTTTTAAAAGTACTGAGTACTTttaggaaataattattttccattaatttaacAGAGtgtgtattttcttaaaatatctCAGTGCATATAATATTGGAAGTAATGTTAACATGCTACAAATCTAGAACCCCAGTAAAACTTTCTCACCTGAAGAGAGCTCCTGATCTGAGTCTGGATTGTGCAGTTTAAAATGGGCCTTGTCAGGTGTAACAGCAGCAGTAGTGGAGTGGCATCACCTACACTGGCCATGTCAGGTGTGCAGGCATGTTTACATTATGAACCCTAAAATCATTGGAGTGACTTGCTCACTTCATGATTTGAAGCACAATCAAATGTACGAAGACACTGGAAAAGTGGAGACTGACATCCACACTTGCTGTTTAAAGTTAGGATTGGTTGTTTATCTTCTTAATTTCTTTAGGGGTTTTTTCTCCCACATGCAGTTTCCTCCCGAGTGCCCTTGCCACAGGTGCCATCACGATGGAAATTTGTATTTCCTAAAAAGCTTATGCACCATAACTCCTCTTGAAGTGCTGCTATTGAAAAACACTGTAAGATGCCTCAAATACTGTGGGAGTGCAGTCTCTCCTGAAAGAGCAGGAGTGGCTGCTGGTGGACAGCATGATTTGATGGTAGACTGGATCATAGGTTTTGTGTGAGTTCTTCACTCGTGAGTTGAGGAGGACGTTCTGGGGGCAAGGTGAATGACAGCTGAACTCTGTGGAGTTTTCCTTCCCTTACTGCAGTTCAGGTGGAGGTTTGGGTTTAAGGAGtacagcagagagcagtgagAGTTTCTGAGATGCCCTGAGCAGGACACTGGGTTCATTCTGTGGCACAAAGAATGGATCCAAAGGCTGCAGACCTTCAGGTGTCCCACAGAGAGAACATGTTTTACTTATTCATTCAGTTAAAAAAGGATGTTATCTGGGAAGTGCATTCATCACCACAGTCATGGGCCAAATCGTGTGTTTTTCATGTTCGTTGCAATCTGTATATAGAAACTGTAGTAGAAAATTGTCATTGAAAGGGCAAGTGTGtttgaaaggggaaaataagCAAACTAAGGGTTGTACCACAGAAAACATGTTTCAATAAATATCTTTTACTCTGGTCTTGTTTAATGGAGATGGGCCTTGTGGATTTGGAGTTTAATTTGTTGCATGACATTGAGTAGCAAAGAACAAAGGTACTTCAAAATACCTTATTTGAATGATGTACATTGTTTCAAGTAgctattttatttaatagatcacttttttaaaaagaaagtacCTTCCAAATACAATTTGTGTTGCACCTGACTAAATGAAACTACAGTGCACAAAGGCATTTCAATCCTCTAGGAACTGTACTGGAACATAGATGAAACCATGTGAAATTGCACCTGATGCTGTGTTGTTAATCATTTTTTGAGATTTAAAGTTCTATATTCATTATGGTTGATGAATGAATGTGTCTAGTCTAGTCTCAGTTTCTTTGATCCAGATGTCTAAAGCTGCCCCTCAATCTCCTCTGATCTGTATGTGTTTGTAATTTCATTTGCTATTTTCTGACCTTCTTGGACCACAGGAAAAATACTTAATATTACCTGTGTTTATTTTATAGAACATTGTACTGTGCTGTCTACCAACTTCTGTAACTTAATTGTTAGTGATATTTAGGGTCATTCTAATAGCTGTATATTtggcaaattaaattttttctgcAAGTGACTTGCAAGTacaatttgtttcttttaaatacaagAAGATTGTTGAGAAAAAGTTTACTTGAATATTTCCTGCACTGATGaatccttctttctctttttttctgtgctctctATAATGGGTTTCCCTTGGATTTACCAGGTTTGCTTTACTACCATGTTTTTGTCACAGCATCCATTGCCATTGTTTATTAGGAATACCTGCTGGGTATACAAGAATCATCTCtataacatataacataaaaaaagaaattccacaATCCTTTAAAACTCATCCTGGAAAACCCTTAACAGGACCACAAGAGGCTATATATGTTGTTGATTACAAGTCTTTTGCATCCAACATCAGGTCCCAAATTCTGAAAGCATGCAGGAAGAGCCTTAGTGCTTCGCTTTTAagttggtttggtttgcagGGGGGATTatgttgggaattttttggtttttttaatgtgttgtCTTGCTTGTCTACCACAAGCTTTCTAAATGTGTTCAGTAGTCTTAAATACTGAAGTACACGTGGCTCTGTGCAGCCTTCCTTCCCATGCTGTAGAATTGGAAGAAATGATGGAGTGAGGCTGTAACTGGCAAAATCACAGTATTGTGAGGATCtaggttttttgtgttttgtatttaaaaaatgaaaagtgtttATTCAGTGATGAGTCTTGTAAAGAAATCCctatttctttgttgttttaaaGTGAAGAAGGAATCACACTCCTTCATTGCCTGTTCACATCACTTGTCAGGGGTGTTGCCTGGCTGGGGGCTACTGtctttctgttctcttcttcctttcacACATGTGCTTGTTTGAACAACTGCGCAGTGAAATATGTCAGGGAGCTGATGCAGCTGAGAACTGCCTCAGAATAAGAAAATGCCATGTGGGGAGGTGtggaaaggagctggggaaCTGCACAGAGCCCCCACACAGGGACATGCCATCCAGGATGGACACAGAGTTCAGGCTGTTGGGATATGGCCCTGTGTGACAACCAAATCTACTATTCTCTTAGTGCAAAGACCTGCTTCTGAGTCTCTACTAGCATACCTCTTGGGTATGTGTTCCATTGCCTCTGTGCACAGACTGACTGCCTGGCAGATGCCAAATATTACAGTCCCACCTGTCTGACACATAAATTACTAATTTTCTGCTCTCTTTGCTTCCTCAATTTGGCTCATTTTTAGGGAGAGTTGTGCTTCATCTGTGTGGAAGAAAGATGGGCTGTATAAGGGTGTTAATATATTCCTTCAGTGCAGCTAGGTCAGGGCAgctgcagtggagctgcaggTTGATGTCTGGCGGAGCCCACGGCCAGAGGCTGTGACTTGCTGGCCCTCTCTATAATGAGTAGCCCAGGGACCTGTGGCCTGGCTGGGGGACC
The DNA window shown above is from Oenanthe melanoleuca isolate GR-GAL-2019-014 chromosome 6, OMel1.0, whole genome shotgun sequence and carries:
- the IPMK gene encoding inositol polyphosphate multikinase isoform X2, whose amino-acid sequence is MATEHPRPAGRPEGGRGCCVGGGRGAGGGRGETEEAEAEAAAQPVLGASLGPAAAGGGRRLALNGCVPLSHQVAGHMHSTASRWNRLEAVAATTTWSKGARVLQQDTYLKLEDVTRKFNKPCIMDVKIGQKSYDPYASAEKIQQQVSKYPLMEEIGFLVLGMRVYHMSSDSYETQNQHYGRSLTKETVKDGISKFFHSGYCVRKDVVAASIQKVEKILEWFEGQTQLNFYASSLLFVYEGSYQVTTVRLSDATLAEKRRVPKGLLSGGNVLEYNNNIHVINSTENGKIEASVSKGLSKFYALHKKACSKRHHSQLSLKVENSEQDNVWKTSTCITQEHLNGNVLPQLEKVFCHVPAETKESANVEVRMIDFAHVFPSNTRDEGYIYGLKNLITVLQNILDN